Genomic window (Sediminispirochaeta smaragdinae DSM 11293):
ATAAAGAACCTTCCTCTTGTCTCTTCCCGACTCGTCGAGGGGGTCTTGTCGGGCAATTACCGGTCGCTGTTCAAGGGACCGGGGCTTGAATTTGACGAGGTTCGGGAATATGCCGAGGGGGATGATTCTCGTTTTATCGATTGGAATGTTTCGTCACGAATGGGGCAGCCCTACGTTAAAACATTTCGGGAAGAGCGGGAGATGGCACTTTTTCTTGTCATTGATGTTTCCGCGTCTTTAGGTTTTGGTAACGGAAAATTGAGCAAGCAGGAGACGGTTGCAACCCTTGCCGCTTTGCTCGCCTTTAGTGCGGTTCATAATAACGACCGAGTTGGCGCGGCCTTTTTTTCCGACCGAATAGAAAAATGGGTCCCTCCCCGAAAGGGTCGCAACCAGATTTTCCGTCTTGCCGGCGATATCATGGAAGTGGAACCCAAAGGGAAAGGATCTGACCTCGCCCTTGCTCTCAGAGGGGTTCATGAGTCTGTAAAACGGCGGGGAATCTGCGTCATCATCAGTGATTTTCGAACTGCGCCCTGCTGGCGGGAGATGAGCCTTGTAGCCAAGCGTCACGACGTTATTGCGATCCGCATTGAAGATCCCAGCGACAAGGATTTTCCCGTACCCGGCTTTGCGCAACTTCGTGATCCCGAAACGGATGGAGTTTTACCCGCTTTCGGGGCATCGTCACGCTTCCGCCGGGAGTATCGGGAGTTCTGGGAAACACATCGCATCTATTGGGACCGGGAATGCCGGAGACGGGGAATCTCAACCCTTACGGTTTCGACCGAGGATGATCCCATTGAGAGCTTATTCACGTTTTTCCGGCGGAGGAGACGGCGGTGAAGCGATTATTACTTGTGCTGTTTCTTGCTCCGATGTTACTCCCGGCCCAAGAGATTACGGAGCAGCCTCTGATCGTCAGCCGACAGCTCTTCCTCCCTGCCGAATACTATGTAGGCGACAGTGTCGAGCTTCGTCTCACCCTGGAAGGGGTTGATCCCGATTCATTGGAAATTCCTTCGACCCTTCCCGATGTACCGTGGATCGAGATACGGGATATTTCCATTGAAAGAGATTCCGTTGGCTCCGAACTTACCATTCATTTTACCACCTATATGCCTGGTACTAGAACCCTCCCCTCCATTGTCTTTGGGGAAGGGAAGGTTCTTGAGGGGGTAAAGATTCATGCTTCATCGATTCTGGATGACACAAATGCCCCCTTTTCTCCTGCGCGTGGTCAACTTTTACTACCGGGGACCTCCGTCGGCTTGATTTTGTTTGGGCTGCTTATCTTCCTCGGACCTGTTCTTACCTTGCTTTTGGCAGGGAAAGGCAGGAGATTCTTTCGTGGTATCATGGAACGACACCGGGGCCGCCGACCTGCTCGTATCTTTTACAGACGATTGAGGGAGCTGGAAGATAACTTCGATAAAATCGCCGGACGTGATTTCTATTTTACCATGACCGGGATCCTTCGTTCCTATCTTACCCAACGTACCGGAGAGGATTTCCTTTCTGCTACCAGCAGAGAGTTCGGCTTTTTGTGCGATCGCTTTTTTGATGATCAGGCTCTTGTTGCTGCTTTGGCGGAAATGGACCACATATCCGACGGCGTAAAATTTGGTGGAGAACGGGTACACACCGATCGTAAGCGCCACGATCTTGCACTGCTGAAAGATGTGGCATCCTATGTGGAACGTCGTGCCGAGGGCCATCGGTCTTCGAACCGACGTAAGGGACGGGGAAGCGTATGATCACCTTTGATCAACCAGGAATTCTCCTTTTCTTGGCGGTGCTCCCTCCTGCCATGTTCCTTAC
Coding sequences:
- a CDS encoding DUF58 domain-containing protein codes for the protein MDSLELFARIKNLPLVSSRLVEGVLSGNYRSLFKGPGLEFDEVREYAEGDDSRFIDWNVSSRMGQPYVKTFREEREMALFLVIDVSASLGFGNGKLSKQETVATLAALLAFSAVHNNDRVGAAFFSDRIEKWVPPRKGRNQIFRLAGDIMEVEPKGKGSDLALALRGVHESVKRRGICVIISDFRTAPCWREMSLVAKRHDVIAIRIEDPSDKDFPVPGFAQLRDPETDGVLPAFGASSRFRREYREFWETHRIYWDRECRRRGISTLTVSTEDDPIESLFTFFRRRRRR